In Chloroflexota bacterium, one genomic interval encodes:
- a CDS encoding CoA transferase — MPTATAQKKAAPKTPLALQGLRVIEFTTGGSAPYIGRHLSFNGADVIRIESKAHPDLSRLYVPPWDPAMGQQPAMSPRLWEWHSAKRHVGLNVNTPQGRDVVHKLIDISDLVLVNLSANVTHKWGLTYDILRKTNPALVMLAMPGFGMTGPYRDYVSFGATIEALSGLATSTGYPDGDPIGSGLFHFPDWLNGMQGLSAVLAALDHRHRTGEGQFIDMSQMEVMVSAFGPLLLEAFLDPNAPDRYGNYSPVAAPHNAYPCKGHDQWCVVGCYSSDEWVRLCNAIGRPELGKDKRFATLHDRQRNISQVDAIVTEWTLPRDPMEVMDTLQKAGVHAAKIYHIKELPDDPNLKAQNFFTTLPHLRRVLKPGERRLVKEGEEMGEVLTTGLAIDLPKMPGHVWRAGPGWGADNSLIFRKLMALPNDQIEALCKANIIEGTA, encoded by the coding sequence ATGCCAACAGCAACTGCCCAGAAGAAAGCCGCGCCCAAGACCCCCCTTGCCCTTCAAGGGCTCCGCGTCATCGAGTTCACCACCGGCGGCTCGGCTCCCTATATCGGCCGCCACCTCTCCTTCAACGGCGCCGATGTCATCCGCATTGAGTCCAAGGCCCACCCGGACCTGAGCCGCCTCTACGTTCCCCCCTGGGACCCGGCCATGGGCCAGCAGCCCGCCATGTCCCCCCGGCTCTGGGAGTGGCACTCCGCCAAGCGCCACGTGGGCCTCAACGTCAACACCCCCCAGGGTCGCGATGTGGTCCACAAGCTCATTGACATCAGCGACCTGGTGCTCGTCAACCTGAGCGCCAACGTCACCCACAAGTGGGGCCTCACCTACGATATCCTCCGTAAGACCAACCCCGCCCTGGTCATGCTCGCCATGCCCGGCTTCGGCATGACGGGCCCCTACCGCGACTACGTCTCCTTCGGCGCCACCATCGAAGCGCTCAGCGGCCTGGCCACCTCCACCGGTTACCCTGACGGCGACCCTATCGGCAGCGGCCTCTTCCACTTCCCGGATTGGCTCAACGGCATGCAGGGGCTCAGCGCCGTCCTGGCCGCCCTGGACCACCGCCACCGCACCGGCGAAGGCCAGTTCATTGATATGTCCCAGATGGAAGTGATGGTCTCCGCCTTCGGCCCGCTCCTCCTGGAGGCCTTCCTGGACCCCAACGCGCCCGATCGCTACGGCAACTACTCGCCCGTGGCCGCCCCGCACAACGCCTACCCCTGCAAGGGCCACGACCAGTGGTGCGTCGTCGGCTGCTACAGCAGCGATGAGTGGGTGCGCCTCTGCAACGCCATCGGCAGGCCGGAGCTGGGGAAGGACAAGCGCTTCGCCACCCTGCACGACCGCCAGCGCAACATCTCCCAGGTGGACGCCATCGTCACCGAATGGACCCTCCCCCGCGACCCCATGGAGGTGATGGACACCCTCCAGAAGGCGGGCGTCCACGCGGCAAAGATCTACCACATCAAGGAGCTGCCGGACGACCCGAACCTCAAGGCCCAGAACTTCTTCACCACGCTGCCGCACCTGCGCCGCGTCCTCAAGCCCGGCGAGCGCCGCCTGGTCAAGGAAGGCGAAGAGATGGGCGAAGTCCTTACTACCGGCCTCGCCATAGACCTCCCCAAGATGCCCGGCCACGTCTGGCGCGCAGGCCCCGGCTGGGGCGCCGATAACTCCCTCATCTTCCGCAAGCTGATGGCCCTTCCCAACGACCAGATCGAAGCGCTCTGCAAAGCCAACATCATCGAAGGCACCGCCTAG
- a CDS encoding VOC family protein, protein MPTYVFSHIGICVTNIQRSRDFYEQALGFQFIRDFFNKDHPVQDRFLRLPKVDLHAVYLQKDGFQIELLYYASPKSAPRGERPMNQPGMTHLSLKVDDVPAAIAAVKKFGGKLLEDTVINDRACFVHDPDGQLIELVSSQAMAAAQGHH, encoded by the coding sequence ATGCCCACGTACGTCTTCAGCCACATCGGCATCTGCGTCACCAATATCCAGCGCTCCCGAGACTTCTATGAGCAGGCCCTGGGCTTCCAGTTCATCCGCGATTTCTTCAACAAAGACCACCCCGTGCAGGACCGTTTCCTCCGCCTGCCCAAGGTGGACCTCCATGCCGTCTACCTGCAGAAGGACGGCTTCCAGATCGAGCTGCTCTACTACGCCTCGCCCAAGTCCGCGCCCAGGGGCGAGCGCCCCATGAACCAGCCGGGGATGACGCACCTCTCCCTGAAAGTGGACGATGTCCCCGCGGCCATCGCGGCGGTGAAGAAGTTCGGCGGCAAGCTCCTGGAAGATACCGTTATCAATGACCGCGCCTGCTTCGTCCATGACCCGGACGGCCAGCTCATCGAGCTCGTCTCCAGCCAGGCCATGGCCGCCGCCCAAGGGCACCACTAA
- a CDS encoding LLM class flavin-dependent oxidoreductase codes for MKLGSFILLQCPPSKTNKQAFDEVVEQAVLTEQMGFDQIYLAEHHFSPYSILADPLVLASHIAAKTKRIKIGLAVAVIPFHNPVKLAEQAAMVDILSDGRLVLGVGRGYQRQEFDKLSLNIGDSRGMMVEGLEVLHKSWMEEEWTYKGKYYNYPVKQTIYPKPVQKPIPTPVATGGTKETMEWVAKKGVPFISGGAFPELEGIKARLDKYRADMKAAGFSDAHITQCVKDSPFSRRIYVGKNDKDSYERPREYVMWFENALMKEGLPQLGVSPEQDAAYHDHLARMTERSKQPYDHKFKQELYATPDGVIDHIKTMESYGIENMIFWFNFGGMPRDMVLESMQRFSDNVIPVIKGSKKGK; via the coding sequence ATGAAACTTGGCTCATTTATCTTGTTGCAGTGCCCGCCTTCAAAGACGAATAAGCAGGCCTTCGATGAGGTCGTCGAGCAGGCGGTGCTGACCGAACAGATGGGCTTCGACCAGATCTACCTGGCGGAGCACCACTTCTCGCCCTATTCCATCCTGGCCGACCCCCTGGTGCTGGCCTCCCATATCGCGGCCAAGACCAAGCGCATCAAGATCGGCCTGGCCGTGGCGGTGATACCCTTCCACAACCCGGTGAAGCTGGCGGAGCAGGCGGCGATGGTGGACATCCTGAGCGATGGCCGCCTGGTCCTGGGCGTCGGCCGCGGCTACCAGCGCCAGGAGTTCGATAAGCTGAGCCTGAACATCGGCGATAGCCGCGGCATGATGGTCGAAGGGCTGGAGGTCCTCCACAAGTCTTGGATGGAGGAGGAGTGGACCTACAAGGGTAAGTACTACAACTACCCGGTGAAGCAGACGATCTACCCCAAGCCCGTCCAGAAGCCGATCCCGACACCCGTCGCCACCGGCGGCACCAAGGAGACGATGGAGTGGGTGGCCAAGAAGGGCGTCCCCTTTATCAGCGGCGGCGCCTTCCCGGAGCTTGAGGGGATCAAGGCCCGCCTGGACAAGTACCGGGCCGATATGAAGGCCGCCGGCTTCTCCGATGCGCACATCACCCAGTGCGTCAAGGACTCGCCGTTCTCCCGCCGCATCTACGTGGGCAAGAACGATAAGGACTCTTACGAGCGGCCCCGCGAGTACGTGATGTGGTTCGAGAACGCCCTGATGAAAGAGGGCTTGCCCCAGCTGGGCGTCTCACCGGAGCAGGATGCCGCCTACCACGACCACCTTGCGCGCATGACGGAGCGCTCCAAGCAGCCCTACGATCACAAGTTCAAGCAGGAGCTCTACGCCACGCCGGACGGGGTGATTGACCACATCAAGACGATGGAGTCCTACGGCATCGAGAACATGATTTTCTGGTTCAACTTCGGCGGCATGCCCCGGGACATGGTCCTGGAGTCCATGCAGCGCTTCTCCGATAACGTCATCCCGGTCATCAAGGGCAGCAAGAAGGGCAAGTAG
- a CDS encoding enoyl-CoA hydratase/isomerase family protein encodes MSQVSWQAPFRFHTRFRGRANASIIAALHRPRQPCKNPVHDSSFPLKIPFHRVLYSATPRRFPGGRIMSPDIIYEKKDHIATITLNRPHALNALTREMMDVTLPEIWQDIKKDKQVWVVIFTAAGDRSFSSGRDLREAAKQPTHGPPGGSQNLKMSARQNDIEQPVICAVNGVCTGGAFQFVSDADIVICSENATFVNTAVSVGHVVTYSAIQMTRYVPFGALNRMLMVGAHERVSAQRAYELGIVTEVVPYAKLMDSALDLARKIAKNSPTAVRIVKKTLTRAMLAGLDESFEYGRQLSGTMSKHPDIREGTLAFVEKREPRWNTDGL; translated from the coding sequence ATGAGCCAAGTTTCATGGCAAGCTCCCTTTAGGTTCCACACAAGATTTCGGGGACGGGCGAACGCCAGCATTATAGCGGCTCTGCATCGCCCGAGACAGCCGTGTAAAAACCCTGTCCACGATTCATCTTTTCCCCTGAAGATTCCGTTTCATCGCGTGTTATACTCTGCTACGCCCCGCAGGTTCCCAGGAGGACGCATTATGTCGCCTGACATCATCTATGAGAAGAAAGACCACATCGCCACCATCACCCTGAACCGGCCCCATGCGCTCAACGCCCTCACCCGGGAGATGATGGACGTCACCTTGCCCGAGATCTGGCAGGATATCAAGAAGGACAAGCAGGTCTGGGTGGTCATCTTCACCGCCGCGGGCGACCGCTCCTTCTCCTCCGGCCGCGACCTGCGGGAGGCGGCCAAGCAGCCCACCCACGGGCCTCCCGGCGGCTCCCAGAACCTCAAGATGTCCGCCCGGCAGAACGATATTGAACAGCCGGTGATCTGCGCGGTGAACGGCGTCTGCACCGGGGGCGCCTTCCAGTTCGTCTCGGACGCCGATATCGTCATCTGCTCGGAGAACGCTACTTTCGTTAATACAGCGGTCTCCGTGGGGCACGTGGTCACCTACTCGGCGATCCAGATGACGCGGTACGTCCCCTTCGGCGCGCTGAACCGCATGCTGATGGTGGGCGCCCACGAGCGCGTCAGCGCCCAGCGCGCCTACGAACTGGGCATCGTCACCGAGGTGGTGCCGTATGCCAAGCTCATGGACTCGGCGCTGGACCTGGCGCGGAAGATCGCCAAGAACTCGCCGACGGCGGTGCGCATCGTGAAGAAGACGCTGACCCGCGCCATGCTCGCAGGGCTGGATGAATCGTTCGAGTACGGGCGCCAGCTCTCGGGCACGATGTCCAAGCACCCGGATATCAGAGAGGGGACGCTGGCCTTTGTAGAGAAGCGCGAGCCCCGCTGGAACACCGACGGTCTCTAA
- a CDS encoding TIGR03619 family F420-dependent LLM class oxidoreductase — MKLGFFLAGVNPRHYLTIAKRADELGYESVWMPEHLVFPASIGSSHPYAGPGAENFNPDTPSYDPFVVMGHVAAVTKHVKLGTGVYILPLRNPFVTARSAVTVDVLSEGRMLLGVGIGWLKNEFLAVGETWENRGARSVEIAQILRRLWSEETIAHQGKYYKFDAVKFRPKPKNPNGIPLLFGGVTPPAIERAAQAGEGWFGVRHSLEEATEIIGRLKAHRAKLGLGDRPFEITVGCPPPVTVEHIRAYEKAGVHRMMVTPWGPPQGRLTPEHLVSGLEQFANDVLAKVK; from the coding sequence ATGAAACTCGGCTTTTTCCTCGCAGGCGTCAACCCGCGGCACTACCTCACCATCGCCAAGCGGGCCGATGAGCTCGGCTACGAATCGGTCTGGATGCCGGAGCATCTCGTCTTCCCGGCCTCCATCGGCTCCAGCCATCCGTACGCAGGCCCCGGGGCGGAGAACTTCAACCCGGACACGCCGTCCTACGATCCCTTCGTGGTGATGGGGCATGTGGCCGCCGTGACCAAGCATGTGAAGCTCGGCACCGGCGTGTACATCCTGCCGCTGCGCAACCCCTTCGTCACCGCGCGCTCGGCCGTCACGGTGGACGTCCTTTCGGAGGGGCGCATGCTGCTGGGAGTCGGCATCGGCTGGCTCAAGAACGAGTTCCTGGCTGTAGGCGAAACGTGGGAGAACCGTGGCGCGCGCTCCGTGGAGATCGCGCAGATCCTCCGCAGGCTCTGGTCGGAGGAGACCATCGCCCACCAGGGGAAGTACTACAAGTTCGACGCGGTGAAGTTCCGCCCCAAGCCCAAGAACCCGAACGGCATCCCGCTCCTCTTCGGCGGCGTGACGCCCCCGGCCATCGAGCGCGCGGCGCAGGCCGGCGAAGGCTGGTTCGGCGTGCGCCACAGCCTGGAAGAGGCGACGGAGATCATCGGGCGGCTGAAGGCGCACCGGGCGAAGCTGGGCTTAGGCGATAGGCCCTTCGAGATCACGGTGGGCTGTCCGCCGCCCGTCACGGTGGAGCACATCCGCGCCTATGAGAAGGCGGGCGTGCACCGGATGATGGTGACGCCGTGGGGCCCGCCCCAGGGGCGGCTGACGCCGGAGCACTTGGTGAGCGGCCTGGAGCAGTTCGCCAACGACGTGCTGGCGAAGGTGAAGTAA
- a CDS encoding MFS transporter gives MAEPERRPRAPRLALAALRYRDFRLLILSTGTLQLGIWSTLVTSGWMVYHLSDSSFQVGLFSFVSSILILITTPLSGYLSDRGKRRLIMIGTQSILIGASLILAVLVTTDAIRLWHFFVLGPIYGGSFSMSGPTRMALVHDVVGGKELASAVTLNSITTNVMRVIGPAIGGTLIGFGPEYAFWFPLVAYTVALWPLLLLPLGGARQGTGQNNVFTSLKETIGYLRREGTIGPLIALAFVTGIFGTASLQLLPVYADRVLGSSDGTMLGWLHSSLGFGALLGAVAMSLFGQVKRRGRMFLITVAVYGGMLALLGFTGAFALAVLIMAALGVLTAMMLITNNILIQSHVAGHIRGRVLSIYFLSFSFTNIGAILNGTLAEWFALKTTFLTVGCLVTACAAFVALRSRAVREM, from the coding sequence ATGGCAGAGCCTGAGCGTCGCCCGCGCGCTCCCCGTCTGGCGCTCGCGGCCCTCCGCTACCGCGATTTCCGCCTCCTCATCCTGAGCACCGGGACCCTCCAGCTCGGCATCTGGAGCACCCTCGTCACCTCAGGGTGGATGGTCTATCACCTCTCCGACTCTTCCTTCCAGGTCGGACTCTTCTCCTTCGTCTCCTCCATCCTCATCCTCATCACCACGCCTTTGAGCGGCTACCTCTCCGATAGAGGGAAGCGCCGGCTCATCATGATCGGCACCCAGAGCATACTCATCGGCGCCTCGCTGATCCTCGCCGTCCTGGTGACAACGGATGCGATCCGCCTCTGGCATTTCTTCGTCCTCGGCCCCATCTACGGCGGCTCCTTCTCCATGAGCGGCCCCACGCGGATGGCCCTGGTGCACGATGTGGTGGGCGGCAAGGAGCTGGCCAGCGCCGTCACGCTCAACTCCATCACCACCAACGTCATGCGGGTCATCGGCCCCGCTATCGGCGGCACGCTCATCGGCTTCGGCCCCGAGTACGCTTTCTGGTTCCCGCTCGTCGCCTACACCGTGGCCCTGTGGCCTCTGCTCCTCCTCCCCTTGGGCGGCGCGCGACAGGGCACCGGGCAGAACAACGTCTTCACCAGCTTGAAGGAGACCATCGGCTACCTGCGGCGCGAAGGGACTATCGGCCCCCTCATCGCCCTCGCCTTCGTCACCGGCATCTTCGGCACCGCCTCCCTCCAGCTTCTGCCCGTCTACGCCGATCGCGTCCTGGGCTCTTCGGACGGGACGATGCTCGGCTGGCTCCACTCATCCCTGGGCTTCGGCGCGCTCCTGGGCGCGGTCGCGATGTCGCTCTTCGGCCAGGTGAAGCGGCGCGGGCGGATGTTCCTCATCACCGTCGCCGTCTATGGCGGCATGCTGGCGCTCCTGGGGTTCACGGGCGCCTTTGCCCTGGCCGTCCTTATCATGGCGGCGCTGGGCGTCCTGACGGCGATGATGCTCATCACGAACAACATCCTCATCCAGAGCCACGTGGCCGGCCACATCCGCGGGCGCGTCCTCTCCATCTATTTCCTGAGCTTCAGCTTCACCAACATCGGCGCCATTCTCAACGGCACATTAGCCGAATGGTTCGCCCTCAAGACCACCTTCCTCACGGTGGGCTGTCTCGTGACGGCCTGCGCCGCCTTCGTCGCCCTGCGCTCCCGCGCCGTGCGGGAGATGTAG